Part of the Sulfurimonas sp. C5 genome, TGGAGGATTCTCTTACGGAGATTACCTAAGAAGTGGTGCTATTGCAAAATTTTCTCCTGTAATGAAAGCTGTAAAAGAGTATGCAAACAAAGGTGGAAAAGTTCTAGGTATCTGTAACGGTTTTCAAGTTCTAACTGAATCAAGATTACTTCCTGGTGCACTAAAAAGAAATGAAAACTTACACTTCATCTCTAAACACCACCACTTAAAAGTTGAAAATAACGACAATACATTCTTGAAAAAACTTGACAACGGTGATGTTGTAAATATTCCTATTGCTCACCACGATGGAAACTATTACATTGATGCAGAAGGCTTAGCTGAGCTTGAAGCAAATGGACAAATTCTTTTACGCTATAGCGATGCAAACGGTGATATGAAAAACCCTAACGGTAGTGTAGGTTCAATTGCAGGTGTTTGTAATAAAGAGAAAAATGTATTTGGTCTTATGCCTCACCCTGAACGTGCTATGGAAGCAGTACTTGGAAGTGACGACGGTGTAAAAATGTTACAAGGATTTTTAGAATCGTGATTCTAAGAGCTCTTTTTATCCTCTCTCTCATTACTAGTGCTTTATTCGCAAACAAAGTAATTTACTTTAATTACGATCAAGTACCGCAAAGAGTGATAAAAGGGCAAATCTTTGAAGTAAGAGTAAAAACTCTTTCAACTGTCAAAGACTTCTCAAACATAACATATCAGTTTACCAACCATCCTGGTATCAGAGTTTTAAACACTGTACCTTATAGAGAAAAAAAGGGAAAGTTTTATTACGATACTTTTAAGCTCTACCTTACAGCAAGCAGAGCAAAACTTCCCGATATTGAAGCGAGTTTAATTGCCGGTGTCCCATATGACTCTACTACAATTGTAGGTGAAAACCTTAATATCATCACTTTAAACCCTCAAAAAGATTTTTCAAATATTATTGCGGATAGTTTTACATTAACAAACTATAAAACAACGAGTTATGACAATAAGCACAACATTGTTCTTTTCTCCGGTGTCGCAACTAATTCCATGCTCAATACTATCCATTTTAATAATGTATATAAACAGGGAACGGAATCTATAGAACAAGCAATAAAAAATGCAAACGTAACATATTTTGTCGTAATTGATAAAAAGTATGAAACATTTTCTTTCTCTTACTTCAATCTTTTAGAAAATAAATTTATTGACATCAAAATTCCTATTATAGTAGACGATGACAGTGTAACTACGCAGACCGATCTTAAACCAACAAATCAGTCACATGAAAAAATAAAAACTTATATAGCAGCGGCAGTTTCACTTTTACTTATTCTTTTTGCTCTCTGGAGAAGAAAATATATCTATCTTGTATTATTGGTATTTCCTATAGCATACCTTTATTTGACTGCAGCTCCGGATACGGAAGTCTGTATTAAACAAGATGCTGCCATACATCTTCTTCCTGTGGATAATGGGACAATTTTTGAAAGAACACAGAGTCAAATATATCTTCCTAAAGAAGGAAGCGTAAAACGATATGTCAAAGTCAGATTAGAAAATGAAAAAATAGGTTGGGTAAAAAATGAAGATACTTGCGCGAATTAATTGGGTTTTTGCCACAATTATTATCTTTACTGCTTTAGCTCTTTCTATACTTCTGCACTTTGTTCTACCTAGACCATATCCCAGAAAACTCTCTTCTTGGTTCATTAGAGGTACTACTTTTTTCACTACGACTATTGAAGGAAAAGAAGCCGATGATGTGCAGATGTTTTTGATCAACCACCAAAGTGATCTCGATATAGGCGTAATGGAAACTACTACTAAAAAAGACCTTGCATGGGTTGCGAAAAAAGCTCTTTTTGATGTTCCTTTTTTCGGACTTGCAATGAAACTACCTGAAGATATAGAAGTAGAACGTGAAAGTAAAACATCATTAGTAAAACTTTTAAAAGCTGCTAAAGATAGACTTGGAAAAAAAAGAGTTATTACAATGTTCCCAGAAGGTACGCGTTCACGTACTAAAAGAATGCTCCCGTTTAAATCAGGTGCTAAAGTTATTGCAGATAAATATAAGTTAAAAGTCCAACCTGTAGTTTTGATCAATACTGCGGGCTGTTATGATGTAAAAACATTCTACTATATGCCAAAAACTATAAAAGTGATATACTTAGAACCATTTATAGCTGATAAAAGCGATCCTGACTGGTTAAATAATCTACACGATACAATGCAAAAGGTTTACGATGATGAGTTGGCAAACAATCCTAGCGATAGGTAGCGGCGGTTTTATTGGAGCACTACTCAGAGCTTATCTAAATGGTGTAATTTCCCATAAACTTCCCCATGATCTTCCCTTTGGAACACTGAGTGTAAATCTTTTGGGAAGTTTTATTATGGGTTGCTTAGTCGCTTACTTTGCCTATTCATCTCTTCCTGTACAATTTAAATCATTTCTCTCAACAGGAATACTTGGAGCACTAACAACATACTCTACATTTGCAATGGAAAGTTTTTTACTGCTTCAAGGTGGAAGTTTTGCCTTAGCATTTGCCAATATGACACTTAATCTTTTTGGTACTATTATAATGGCCGGAAGCGGTTATTATCTGATCAATTACTTTAAATCGTAATTATCTCATCACTACACCAAGAAGCCAGATCCAAATCGTGAGTAATTAAAAGCATTCCTGTTTTATCAAGATGGCGCATAAGCATCTGCATGACATCCAATTGAATTACATTATCCAGTGCTGATGTCGGTTCGTCTAAAAGTAACAATTCGGGCTTCATTAACATTGCACGTAGTATTGATGCTCGTTGCAATTGTCCGCCAGATAGTTGATGGGGTAATTTTGTCAGTAACTCTTTTTCTAAATTAAGTGTTTCGAGATAGATTTCAAGCTCATCCAAAGAAGCTACATCTTTTATTTGATTAAGTAATGTATAACTCGGATGAAATGAACTGTAAGGGTCTTGAAAAACCTGAGAAAGTTTAGCAGCTTTTACACTTCCTTTTAAAGGTTGCATATTTCCTAAAATGAGCTCAAATATAGTACTTTTACCTGCACCGCTTTCCCCCGTTATAGACTTGAGTTCACCCTTTTTTAACGAAAGGTTTAAACCACTGAAAAGAATCTTCTCTTTTGTATAACCAAACTCTAAATCTTTAAGTTCTAAAACGGTTTGCAAGAAATCACTTCACTAAAGAGTGGTAGAGTTTCGTTAACTCTTTATATAAAGCATCAGGTTTAACATCAGGATTCTCTTCCCAGATACGCTTCATAACAACGTTATCTTCTTCTCCATCCCATACCTTAACATAAGAGCCGTCTTTATAACCATTGTCTTGACGGAATTGATTTAAAATGTTTTTTCCAACATATAAACGGTAAAGCGTATCTAAATTCAGTCCGCTCATTTTTACTAGTTCAAAGAAACGTGCCAACATAGAGTTCAGATCTAACTTCTCTCTTGATAACGATAAAATCATAATCTCTTCTACTTTTGCCATAATATCTTTATCTAATTCAAAATTATCTACTTCACTCGTTTCAATTATTTGCAGTGATTCTAAATCTGAAATCATAATAGCAATATCTTCGATACCGCCTTTTAATTCTTGATTGTAATTCTCAATTGCCAAAGACATAATAAAATGCCAAACATCTACAACTTCAATCTGTAGATTCATCCAATCCGGTTCTTGATAAATGTTTTTCCAGTGTTTCCATGAAAAACTGTCGATCATCTCTGCACATTCCATATATATACAGCGTCTCCAGTTGATCTCTTTATTGTTTTTTGTTAGACCTTTTGTCCACTCTTCACCGTTTGTAGCATCATTTAATTGGTTTTGTAATTGCAACATTAAAAGAATTTTACTGTTCATGACTTCTCTTTATATAATTTATTGATTTATTGTACAATAGCGTTCATAAAAGAAAGTATAAGAATGAAAAGAATTAACTGCAGAAGATGTAAATACTACTATGTAACATGGGAGGCTTCCCAACCCCATGGCTGTAAAGCATACGGCTTTAAATCAAAACAAATCCCATCCATGGTTGTTTTTTCAAGCAGCGGTTTGGAGTGTTCGCTCTTTGAAGAGAAAGCTAAGGCCAAATAATTTTTTTGCCAAATCCAAGCCGATTGTCTGTTAACTTCAAAAAATCTACTTTTATGGTCCATAGTTTTGGAGTTAAGGCAAGTGCATAGGGAAAAGTTTTAAAATAAAGTTGTGAGAAGTTTTTTTCACTATTTTCTTCCATAACTCCCCGAAATTGCAAACCTTGAATTTTACCAACCTCAGAAGTTTCAAGTAAAATATTGCCAGCTATATGATTATTTTGTCTTACATGTTGGATATGAAGTGTCTCTTCACTACTGGCAACAACGAAAGTTTTTTTCTCTTCATCATAAGCATAGAAAAGACTGCAAGCACTGATCTCGTTATCAGTACTTGTAGCCAGAGTAAGAACATGATGCTCTTTTATAAAAGTATGTATCTTTTTTAAATCTTCAGACATTACAGTTGTTCAAGAATACGCTCTAGTCCTGCTGCATCGGTAATATTACGTTTATTAAGCATCATGCTACCTATATCATCCTCTTTTAAAGCATCAAAAACATCATATGGATTTGTCATATTGTAATAACTTT contains:
- a CDS encoding pyridoxamine 5'-phosphate oxidase family protein, whose translation is MSEDLKKIHTFIKEHHVLTLATSTDNEISACSLFYAYDEEKKTFVVASSEETLHIQHVRQNNHIAGNILLETSEVGKIQGLQFRGVMEENSEKNFSQLYFKTFPYALALTPKLWTIKVDFLKLTDNRLGFGKKIIWP
- a CDS encoding dUTP diphosphatase; amino-acid sequence: MNSKILLMLQLQNQLNDATNGEEWTKGLTKNNKEINWRRCIYMECAEMIDSFSWKHWKNIYQEPDWMNLQIEVVDVWHFIMSLAIENYNQELKGGIEDIAIMISDLESLQIIETSEVDNFELDKDIMAKVEEIMILSLSREKLDLNSMLARFFELVKMSGLNLDTLYRLYVGKNILNQFRQDNGYKDGSYVKVWDGEEDNVVMKRIWEENPDVKPDALYKELTKLYHSLVK
- the crcB gene encoding fluoride efflux transporter CrcB, with the protein product MSWQTILAIGSGGFIGALLRAYLNGVISHKLPHDLPFGTLSVNLLGSFIMGCLVAYFAYSSLPVQFKSFLSTGILGALTTYSTFAMESFLLLQGGSFALAFANMTLNLFGTIIMAGSGYYLINYFKS
- a CDS encoding lysophospholipid acyltransferase family protein, with product MKILARINWVFATIIIFTALALSILLHFVLPRPYPRKLSSWFIRGTTFFTTTIEGKEADDVQMFLINHQSDLDIGVMETTTKKDLAWVAKKALFDVPFFGLAMKLPEDIEVERESKTSLVKLLKAAKDRLGKKRVITMFPEGTRSRTKRMLPFKSGAKVIADKYKLKVQPVVLINTAGCYDVKTFYYMPKTIKVIYLEPFIADKSDPDWLNNLHDTMQKVYDDELANNPSDR
- the purQ gene encoding phosphoribosylformylglycinamidine synthase subunit PurQ, which encodes MKVSILQFPGTNCEYDTQYAFEKLGAQTEIIWHKAESIPADTDLLVVAGGFSYGDYLRSGAIAKFSPVMKAVKEYANKGGKVLGICNGFQVLTESRLLPGALKRNENLHFISKHHHLKVENNDNTFLKKLDNGDVVNIPIAHHDGNYYIDAEGLAELEANGQILLRYSDANGDMKNPNGSVGSIAGVCNKEKNVFGLMPHPERAMEAVLGSDDGVKMLQGFLES
- a CDS encoding ATP-binding cassette domain-containing protein, whose protein sequence is MQTVLELKDLEFGYTKEKILFSGLNLSLKKGELKSITGESGAGKSTIFELILGNMQPLKGSVKAAKLSQVFQDPYSSFHPSYTLLNQIKDVASLDELEIYLETLNLEKELLTKLPHQLSGGQLQRASILRAMLMKPELLLLDEPTSALDNVIQLDVMQMLMRHLDKTGMLLITHDLDLASWCSDEIITI